One region of Pogona vitticeps strain Pit_001003342236 chromosome 1, PviZW2.1, whole genome shotgun sequence genomic DNA includes:
- the LOC110071835 gene encoding glycerol-3-phosphate dehydrogenase 1-like protein translates to MKTGSGCGLSAGVFSFRSTGERRACRLLARKAGPALLPQAAAPSRRKAARRGRRRSPSRGWSAGGAGRGRSGRAAKGPRLPFSPPPGRAEGRAAAGAPLEEAGEADAGGIRRGGGGGSSGSAGSTMPAKVCIVGSGNWGSAIAKIIGQNIQKSMKFDPIIKMWIFEETVNGRKLSDLINQDHENVKYLPGHKLPHNVVAIPNVRDAANGADILIFVIPHQFIPKICDDLKGHVKTGAIGISLIKGIEETPDGLKLISDIIREKLKIEVSVLMGANIANEVADEMFCETTIGCKNPDSGKLYKELMQTQNFRITVVDDCDTVELCGALKNIVAVGAGFCDGLGFGDNTKAAVIRLGLMEMISFAKLFCKGPVAIETFLESCGVADLITTCYGGRNRKVAEAFACGGKTIEELEKEMLNGQKLQGPQTSAEVYKILKQKKMVDRFPLFVNVYLICYQGKSVKEFITCLQNHPHHM, encoded by the exons ATGAAAACAGGGTCAGGCTGCGGTTTGTCTGCAGGTGTCTTCTCCTTTCGCTCGACCGGGGAACGCCGAGCCTGCCGGCTGCTCGCCCGAAAGGCGGGCCCGGCTCTTCTCCCGCAAGCAGCGGCTCCGTCCCGCAGAAA GGCTGCTCGTCGTGGTCGTCGTCGGTCCCCCAGCCGGGGCTGGAGCGCCGGAGGAGCCGGGCGGGGCCGCAGCGGGCGAGCGGCGAAGGGCCCTCGGCTTCCCTTCTCTCCGCCTCCGGGACGCGCCGAGGGGAGGGCAGCCGCCGGGGCTCCGCTGGAGGAGGCTGGTGAGGCGGACGCCGGAGGGATccgaagaggcggcggcggcggcagcagcggctcGGCAGGCAGCACCATGCCGGCGAAAGTCTGCATCGTCGGGTCGGGAAACTG GGGATCTGCCATTGCAAAAATTATAGGTCAAAATATCCAGAAATCCATGAAGTTTGATCCCATCATAAAGATGTGGATATTTGAAGAGACAGTCAATGGACGGAAACTCAGTGACCTTATTAACCAAGACCATGAAAATGTGAAGTATCTCCCAGGCCATAAGTTACCTCACAATGTG GTTGCCATACCTAATGTGCGAGATGCAGCAAATGGAGCAGATATCCTCATTTTTGTTATACCTCATCAATTCATCCCTAAAATTTGTGATGATCTTAAAGGTCATGTAAAAACAGGAGCCATTGGGATTTCACTCATTAAG GGTATAGAAGAAACCCCAGATGGACTGAAACTCATATCGGACATTATTCGAGAAAAACTAAAGATCGAAGTCAGCGTGCTCATGGGGGCCAACATCGCAAATGAAGTGGCAGATGAAATGTTCTGTGAAACCACCATTG GTTGTAAAAATCCTGATAGTGGGAAGCTTTATAAAGAATTAATGCAAACCCAAAATTTCCGAATTACTGTGGTGGATGACTGTGACACCGTGGAGCTCTGTGGTGCCTTAAAA AACATTGTGGCTGTTGGGGCTGGCTTCTGTGATGGCTTGGGCTTTGGCGACAACACCAAGGCTGCTGTGATTCGTCTGGGCCTGATGGAGATGATTTCTTTTGCAAAACTTTTCTGCAAAGGCCCTGTCGCAATAGAGACGTTTCTGGAAAGTTGTGGCGTTGCAGATCTAATTACCACATGCTACGGTGGACGGAACAGGAAGGTGGCAGAAGCATTTGCCTGTGGGGGAAAA ACAATTGAAGAGCTGGAAAAAGAAATGTTGAATGGGCAAAAGCTACAGGGACCCCAAACATCAGCTGAGGTCTACAAAATCctgaagcagaagaaaatggTTGACAG GTTTCCACTGTTCGTAAATGTCTACCTGATCTGCTATCAAGGAAAGTCTGTCAAGGAGTTCATCACATGCCTGCAGAATCATCCACACCACATGTAA